Below is a genomic region from Bos mutus isolate GX-2022 unplaced genomic scaffold, NWIPB_WYAK_1.1 CTG232, whole genome shotgun sequence.
caccacttattatcagagaaatgcaaatcaaaaccactatgaggtaccatttcacgccagtcagaatggtttcaatccaaaagtctacaagcaataaatgctggagaggatgtggagaaaagggaaccctcttacactgttggtgggaatacaaactattaaagccactatggagaacagtgtggagattctttaaaaaactggaaatagaactgccttatggcccagcaatcccactgctgggcatacacaccgaggaaaccagaagggaaagagacacttgtaccccaatgttcatcgcagcactgtttacaatagccaggacatggaagcaacctagatgtccatcagcagatgaatggataagaaagcaatggtacatatacacaatggagtattactcagccattaaaaagaatacatttgaatcagttctaatgaggtggatgaaactggagcctattatacagagtgaagtaagccagaaggaaaaacataaatacagtatactaatgcatatatatggaatttagaaagatggtaacaataacccggtgtacgagacagcaaaagagacactgatgtatagaacagtctaatggactctgtgggagagggagagggtgggaagatttgggagaatgacattgaaacatgtaaaaatatcatgtaagaaacgagttgccagtccaggttcgatacacgatactggatgcttggggctggtgcactgggacgacccagagggatggtatggggacggaggatggaggagggttcaggatggggaacacatgtatacctgtggcggactcattttgatatttgacaaaattaatacaattatgtaaatttaaaaataaaataaatttaaaaaaaataaaaataaaataaagaagaattaaaattgaACAATGAAACATCAGAAGGTGGAGTGAAAGAACCTCAAGATTGCTCAACCTAAGCTAGTGAAGgcagtgtgatcagtgtataCCCAGGAATGTTCTAAAGTGTCAGGTTGAAGTCTTTGCTTGACAACTTGAGTAAACTTGATTATGAGAAATTAGCTTTATCCTTAAGAACTTTAGTTTCTTTAcctggaaaataagaaagaatagtaTTTAtcaatatagtattatatataagtGATTCCTGAATGAGTATAATGTTTAGAGTATTAAATATCCCCAAGATAGAATATAATTATATGAGAGCACAGgctacatagaaaaaaaaaaaaaaaaaaaactaaacaaatcaTTGATTGGGTTATGGCAGTCAGATGATATCAGCAGAACTGTCCTGGGaaagattaaacatttttaacacataaagaaaaatataatagtaaattTCTCTGGGGTTAAACATATAACTGCACATGCACGATGGTCCTGGAACTAATAAAAGTAGAATTTGGCCTGTATATTGCTGTTTTCAGTTCATATAGGCTTCCTCTGCCAAAAGTCTTCTGGATTCCGTATCCCTCAGATCAGAGTGAAAGGATGATCCTAGGTTAAATCAGCTCACCAAATGCCAGATATACTTGGTGTACTTCTATGATGGATTCCTTGCTAACACTAATATGCTGCATACACATTTTATATCAAAActgaaatttttgtttaaatgtttcCAGTCCTTTAATCAGAAAGTTGATGATTTGTGcaaaatatagttaataataatagcaagAAATAGAATCTGTTACTTTAGCAACAGTCAAGAAATTGCAGAAGGAGAATGAACATGTCCTTGAGTAATAGGCAGACCTAGAAATTATACTTCATAATggtgttttaatttgttttatatctaACCACCTAACCCTAGGGACTCAAACCCTGAAGAATTCTTACAGAGTTTATTGTCATGAGCCATAGACAGACTAACTAAAGGAAAATTCCTCTTCTGTAATTTACAGTATGATTTCTTTTGTCATTGACCTATTgcagatgtttttttaaaataattcacctCCATACAGAGGCTGTGTttgtgcatactaagtcgcttcagtcgtgttggactctttgtgaccccatgaactgtagcccaccaggttcctctgtccatgggattctccaggcaagaatactggagcaggttgccatgctctcctccaggggatcttcctgactcaggaattgaacccctgtctctttatgtctcttgcattggcaggagggttctttaccactaatgccacctgggaagaccatacaGAGGCTATACTTcttaaaatcatgaaaaattaCATTAGTATTTTTCCAATGAACCTAACCCAAATTATGGCTGATACAATGTGCTTTTTAgtcttatacatatatacatatattgatatGGAAACACACTTAACATTACACTGTACAAAACACACATTATACTATGCATATTTTTGCATTTAGACAGTTAGGCTTATTATTCATCATGTCCTGAGTATGAGTGTCATCAGCTATGGGATGGTAGAGTGCATATTCATTAGGTGTCATGATCCTAGCTTGGACAGcagggatatccaaccagtccatcctaaaggaaatcagtcctgaatattcattggaaggactaatgctgaagctgcagctccaatattttggccacctgatgcaaaggactgactcattggaaaagaccctgaagttgggaaaaattgaaggcaggagaaggggccaacagaggatgagatggttgaatggcatcactaactcaatggacatgagtttgagtaagctcctgaagttggtgatggatagggaagcctggcattctgtagcCCATGTGGTcaaaaagaggcagacatgactgagtgactgaactgactgactgactgatgatactgctgatcagttcagttcagttcagttgctcagtcatgtccgactctttgcgaccccatgaatcacagcacgccaggcctccctgtccatcaccaactcccagagttcactcaaactcatgtccattgagtcggtgatgccatccagccatctcatcctctgttgtccccttctcctcctgcccccaatccctcccagcatcagagtcttttccaatgagtcaactcttcgcatgaggtggctaaagtactggagtttcagctttagcatcagttcttccagtgaacacctaggactaatctccttcagaatagactggttggatctccttgaagtctaaagggctctcaagagtcttctccagcaccacagttcaaaagcatcaattcttcggcactcagctttcttcacagtccaactctcacatccatacatgaccattggaaaaaccatagccttgactaaatggaccttttttggcaaagtaattctctgcttttgaatatgctatctaggttggtcataactttccttccaaggagtaagcgtcttttaatttcatggctgcaatcaccatctgcagtgattttggagctcccaaaaataaagtctgacaatgtttccactgtttcccatagATCCAGCTATATTTCTGTACTACAGTCACAGAAGTCATAGcactaatatttttaattcatccaTGTGATCTCTGCACCTACTCCTTTATGTCAcatatcaagaaagaaaaagaaggacatATAAAATATTGACCCAATAAGATGATACTACATAGtttctttggaggaggaaatagcaaccactccagtattcttgactagacaattcaatggacagaggagcctggagggctacagtctagggggtctcaagaagtcagacacaactgaacatacatacacattcacacacacatacacacacacacacacacacacagagtttcctGTGTAggaaattatatacacatatgtaggggcattgaaaaacaaagataacACAAATTATTCAAAGGGATTGACAATTCTGGTGCAGCTAATTTTGAAAGATTTAGCCAAATGGGCAACCTATAACTCAGCAGCTAATTGAGGTTCCCATTTACAAGTGTAAGCTATTTTTAATATAGggctaagaaataaataaataaatagactttcctgttggctcagacagtaaggcatCTGTCTATAATGctgagacccagatttgatccctggagaaggaaatgtcaatccactccaatactattATCTGgtaaatcccacagatagaggagcctggtccatggggtcgctaagggtcggacatgactgagtgacttcactttcactttcaagaaataaagaaaatatctgcTTACTTGTTTGAGCATCTATTGTCACCACATCAATGCCATTGGCCTGATATTTCAACTGAAACTTTGTCAGGGATGGAATCAACAAATATGCTTGTAAATCCAATCAAAggagcattttaaaagataatcgCTTGAAATAgaaggtttttggtttttgacTTTTTTGCTATTTTACAGATTTCTTAGTATGCATTTTATCAATAAgtcaaatataaatgataaagatAGTTGAAGTCCATGCAGACCAAAGATAATTAGTGCAacaagtttattaattttataaagtattaCGTTGTAATTCTAAATTCCTTTCTTCCAAATTTTGTTCAGAATTCCATGCTAGTTTTAGTTAAAGCAATGACTGTGTATATGATactagtggaaacagtgtcagactttattttggggggctccaaaatcactgcagatggtgactgcagccatgaaattaaaagatgcttactccttggaaggaaagttatgaccaacctatatagcatattcaaaagcagagacattcctttgccaacaaaggttcgtctagtcaaggctgttgcttttcctgtggtcatgtatggacatgagagttggactgtgaagaaagctgagcgccaaagaattgatgcttttgaactgtggtgttggagaagactcttgagagtcccttggactgcaaagagatccaaccagtccattcctgaaagagatcagccctgggatttctttggaaggaatgatgctaaagctgaaactccagtactttggccacttcatgcaaagagttgactcattggaaaagactctgatgctgggagggatttggggcaggaggagaaggggacaacagaggatgagatggctggatggcatcactgactcgattgacatgagtgtgagtgaactccaggagttggtgatggacagggaggcctggcgtgctgcaattcatggggtcacagagtcagacacgactgagtgactgaactgaactgaactgagctgtttattttaaaaaatatttatttatttatttttgggttaCTGCTCCAGAACACAAGCTCGATAGTCATGGTGCACAGGTGTAGTTGCCACGtgacatgtgggattttcccagaccagggatcaaaacagtGTTTCTATCCTCCAATATGTAGTTTAGTTAAAGCTTGAAGACCTAAATTTCATAAGCTTTGACAGTGCTTCTCGACAGAGAAGCCTAGATTGTGCATGTTCCCACAGAGAGGTTTGGATTACATtatgtaaatacattttaaaaattgatgtctTAATTATTTGTGATAGGGCATCTTTTttgctaaaaaacaaaattatttcaaattcagatttaaagatTTGTGATAGTGGTAAGTGCCAAATACTCATTTAAACAATAAATGACTAAATGGTTTTAATTAcagaatttgttattttttaaacaactacaacaagtacagtgagaaataaaaacaatagaaaaattagaagaaagacAAGTTAAACTACAGGAAAATATTTGTCAGGAGAAATGTTGAGGTTCACGTGTCTAAGCCAgagagatattaaaataaattgttaatGCACCCAGattgttgaaaaaaatgtttttcaaagggAGAAGTATTTCGTTTATCTGATACAAAATCAGACTGTATCCTAACAGACACCAACAAACAATTGGGGGAAAATATCAGAATAGACTGGAATGCCAACAATATTGCAAAATGCCACAGATCATgtgataaagaaaattattttataatgttgaaGACTATATAGTCCCTGACACACAGTTTTCCCACTGAGAAATTTAGGGAACTTTCCTAGAGGCTTAATAAAAAAGAAGATTCTTTTAGGGCTACCATAAGATATTTCAACTTCTTTCAAAGTAATTTTTGCCAAAGTGTTCATGCCCAGAATTTTGTGATTTCCTACTGCAAGCTCCCTAGGACAATCAAAAGAactcattttctcccatttcctgTGATCACCACAACTTTCATGACAGTATTCTTCATCAGACACCCAATTTTTCAAGACATATGGTTCAGTGAACACTCTATTATAGTCATCCATAAAGGATAATTTATAAATCATAATATTGCTACAGACCATTGATTATTGGAATCAAATTTTCTATTCACGTGATGCTTGGTCTGTGTTTATGGCTAAAGATAATATCCAAATACTCATCTTTGAAAATCTTCACCCAAATTACCACTTCTTGCTTGAATTTCTTTGGGAAAACATAAATCTCACTAGAAagttataatagaaaaatattacttttaatgtATTGAAGaattgatttagaaaaaaaagaaaaaaaaatgaatcaagataTTGCACAGTAATGATCACACTGGAAGAGTACCATCTTTAGGACTGGAGGATGCTATGTTAGTAGAATATGAAAGAATGCCTATAGGTATCACAGATCAagaaactatatttttataaatgtgaatCAAAAGctcttttaataatttcttaCTAAATTtcatagattttatatttttaaactttttacattttttgattCTCAATTTCCCttatgtaagggcttccctggtggctcagaaggtaaagaatttaccttcaatgcaaaagatgtgggtttgaaccctggatggggaaagatcacctggagaagagaatggttacccactccagtgtacttgcctggagaattccatggacagaggagcctggcgggctacagtccatgcatgtgctcagtcacttcagttgtatatgactctgcatacctgtggactgtagcccaccaggctcctttgtccatgggattctccacgcaggaagactggaatgggttgccatgtcgtcctccaggggatcttctccaaccagggatcgaaccctggtctcctgtgtcttctgtgtagcaggcagattctttaccactggaagcccaggctacagtctatggactcacaaacagctggacatgactgagccactaacacacttTGACTTTAGTTATGTAAGGAAAATGCATTGTAATAGAATAATATAGTAAGATATGTGCCCAATATCAATCAGTATATTGGCTGTTGCCTTCTTTACTTAGTCAACATATTAATATTGGCATGTATACATTATGCACCAGATCCAGGTTTTGTAATTATTGTTCCAGAAAAAAAGTGAACATTGTACTGTACAATTCTTAGCAGTATTGTTAAGTATCATCAGCAACTGTTTAGTCATAGTCTTTCAAGGAAGAAAAGTTGTATTTATACTTGCTACATCCAAAAGTTTTAAAGATAAGTAGCATATAAATCCATCTATAGAAACAGTAGTTCATAAATGTTACTTAATATAACCATTAGTGAACTAATCTATGTTATCTAATATGTTAATTCTTCATagttaaaatgtttacttttagaTTGAATGTGCAACCTAAGAACTTTTGGAAAAGAGTTTGCAttgcatttatataaataaactgCCTATTTAAGAGCATTTACCAAGCAAAAATAATCTGTACTAAAAGGATTTTGCAACTATTTGATCCttatctcttttgttttcttttctacttaatataaaaatataatgagaaCCAAATTACAAGTTACATaacttcaaattttatatttaaaacagtatattttaatTGTTATCTTAAAACATTACTGAATGTGTCGGACATTACATGATGCATTCTCAAATTTTCTAAATCACTTTTGTGTTAGTAACAGATGTTTATTAaactacacacagacacacagcacactatttttgtttctgatttttttttttttttactttttgcaatgctgtgttgatttctgccatacaacaatgctaATCAGCCATGATTATAcatgcatcccctcccttcctaggttccttcccctctcctcattccattcctccaggtcatcacagaccaCCAGACTGGGCTTCCTGTACTGGATAGGAACATTTGGTTATGACCCTTGGAtgacaaacaaaagttaaattCTGATCTCTATTGCCATGCATAAAAAGGGTCCGGAATTTTGTTGTATATTCCTAAACAATAAAAGACATATGATTTAGTGTAAAGCATTATGGTAAATATTTAATTCTCATGGAAAACTCTAAATCATGGAAAGaaacataatatttaatatattgaatTATAACTACAACACATGGTCCCTCCCTACTTTCTGCTCATAAACCTTAATCAtggttgaagtgaagtgaagtccctcagttgtgtctgactctttgcgaccccatggactgtagcccaccaggctcctctgcccatagaattctccaggaaagagtattggagtgggttgccatttctttatccaggggatattcccaacccagggattgaacctgggtctcccacattgcagttagacactttaccgtctgagccaccaggtaagcctgaCACTAAGACACAAATAGGAAAGGCAAGTtcttataagaaatatatttaatctcAATCAGTCATTTGTTTAAAGCAATCCAATGACCCATCAATTATTAAAACCTTTGTTAAAACATGTCATAGTTATGGATTCTCTGCTATTTGCTATAGAATTACCTGGAATTATcaagaaataatatatttgatgagttaaatgttttaattaatctTTGGTCAATACTGagccagggctttccaggtggtgctaatggtaaagaacctgcctgccaatgaaggagacgccagagactctggttcaatcctgagaggcctggatttgattcctgcattgggaagttcctatggaggaggaaatggtgacccactccagtatacttgcttggaaaattccatgaacagaggagcgtgAGGAGTTACAGTCTATGGCATCACAATGTCGGACCTGAATGAGAAGGCATGCATCATACATGCGCAAATATTGAGCCAACTTCTTCATGTCACCCTATAACTCTGACATAAAACATAACAACTTTACAAGAAGCAAAAATTTTCAAACCTTTCCTTTgagtttagctttttttttttttttttttactttgaccCAAACATAGATGAGACCCAAACAGGGACTTGATTGCTTCCAACATAAGAATAGTCCAAGGAGGATGATTTACATACAGGTCTGTAGACTGAAGATTAGTTGGTCTGATTAGCTCAGCCTTGAAGCTCGAGTGACCTGCCTCATATCAGCAGAGCTGCCTCAGTAAAGTCACTATTTCAAAAATAGCTGTTGTTGCAACCTACTGGAGttcataaatgtttctttttcattaataaatAGCTAATGCTTTACTGAAATCTGTACACTGAATCATAATCAATTTGTTGGTTGTTATACTATCATGGGAGAACTGGTTTAAAGATACTGTAACttaaaatgaattgaaaattaCCCAAGTAAAATTTCTAGTAAAAgagatagattttaaaatgtacaaccaCAATGATGTACATGGAAAAACTTAAGTGATAGGTATACATTATATCTCcaacatttgtatcattttcttgcaCTAgcacatagaaaataatttatatctggttatattatcaattttatttaaactatACCATATTATGAACTATTTAAGTTAGATATATTTCAAATTTGTCTTTGTTTGCCTGGGGATCTTCCAAAGCCAAAGTATTTATTATGGAATTAATAAAATCTTAAGATACTTAGAGTTTTATGCTGAGCAGCCCTTAATGTACTACTTTTACATTAAGATGTAAACTTCCTTATTGTAAGCTATAACTCTTCAGATCCTTTTAAAAGTCCTACAGTTCACATGACTTGAATTAAACTGAAATTTAACCAGGAGAAATACAAGGTCAGAtattatacacacaaaaaattacaaTTCAATGTTTGTATCAAACTTTTAGTTTAAGtagtcttttatttctatttttatttgtaattttaggatggggaacacatgtatacctgtggcagattcattttgatatttggcaaaactaatacaattatgtaaagtttaaaaataaaataaaatttgaaaaaaaaaataaataaaaataaagttactttaataaaataaaagaatgaacagGAATTGGCCTGTCAATTGCAAGGTTAAAATAAGTTCATGATTCGATTTGCTATTGAGAAACTCTTACTCACAAAAAATCTTTCTAGCTTTACATTTTATCACAGAACAATTTAATATTGATTAATTACTTCACCAGCTCTTTCACATCTTTGTTCCTGAGGCTGTAGATTACTAGGTTCAGCATGGGGATGACCACTGTGTAAAAGACAAAGCCAATTTGACCACAAACTTCTGGAGTTAGGAACAGAGTAGAGGAAAAGGATGGTCCTTTGAAGATGGTAATGGTGGTCAGGTGGGAGGCACTGGTGAAGACTTTGTGGCGCCCCCCAGTAGAAAGCATCCTTAAGacagtgataaaaatgaaaacatagggGGTGAGAATAATCATCAGGTTGCTTACTTCATTGAATGTGGCAGAGACTAAAATGATTTCCTTGTTAATGTAAGGGTCAGAGCAGGAAACAGCAACAATGGCCCCATGCTCACAGACAAATTTATTTATGAACTTAGTCCCACAAAAGGATAATGTTGATAAAAAGTATGTGTATATTAAGGAACAGGCTATACTCCAAGAGTATAATGCAGACACCAACAAGGAACAAAGCTTCTGGGACATCACAACAGCGTAGAGAAGAGGGTTACAAAGGCCACAAATTGGTCATATGCCATCACTGCCATCAGGAATGTCTCTATCACCACAAATATCCGGACAAAGAAGAATTGTATGAGGCATCTTGTGAAGGAGATGGTTCTGTCTTCCACAACCAAGTTTTCTAGTAGCTTGGGTGTAACTACTGTCGAGTAACAGAAATCAATGAAGGAGTTGAGAAAGTAGTACATGGGCATGTGGAGCCTGGAACTGGACTTGATGATCAGGATCATGCCTAGGTTCCCCAGCACAGTGACTGTGTATATAGTTAGGAAGACCAGGAACAGGGGCAGCTGGAGCTGAGGATATTCTGAGAAGCCCAAGAGAATGAAAGTGACCTCAGCACTCTGGTTTGCTTGGTTCCTGTGGACAAAATATCAATTTTGATCCAGAAGAGTAAAAGCTAAACTTTGAAATAGGTGAGAGAATAGAAAATGTGTTGAGAAACTCACTGGGTCTCTGTGTACAGTGTTTCTGTAATgctatacttctgctttatttcaaatgttaatattcacttatatgtcaattatacagcCAATAATAATCTTAATTTTGTATGATCTTCAGAAACAAAGAACTAAAACAGATTAGATCctgatttatttcaaataataaaattcattattatCAGCTGCTTTCAGAAGACATTGTCTTTGCATGACTCTGCGCTTTGTGAAAACACCTGATATGACAATCCAATTACATGTATTGGAGAAAA
It encodes:
- the LOC102267978 gene encoding LOW QUALITY PROTEIN: olfactory receptor 5D13-like (The sequence of the model RefSeq protein was modified relative to this genomic sequence to represent the inferred CDS: inserted 1 base in 1 codon) — its product is FVHRNQANQSAEVTFILLGFSEYPQLQLPLFLVFLTIYTVTVLGNLGMILIIKSSSRLHMPMYYFLNSFIDFCYSTVVTPKLLENLVVEDRTISFTRCLIQFFFVRIFVVIETFLMAVMAYDQFVAXCNPLLYAVVMSQKLCSLLVSALYSWSIACSLIYTYFLSTLSFCGTKFINKFVCEHGAIVAVSCSDPYINKEIILVSATFNEVSNLMIILTPYVFIFITVLRMLSTGGRHKVFTSASHLTTITIFKGPSFSSTLFLTPEVCGQIGFVFYTVVIPMLNLVIYSLRNKDVKELVK